A single window of Jiangella alkaliphila DNA harbors:
- a CDS encoding LPXTG cell wall anchor domain-containing protein, with amino-acid sequence MPDTGASSQLLFVAVGLLLAGAAAAFAVNRRQVQQ; translated from the coding sequence CTGCCGGACACCGGTGCGTCGAGCCAGCTGCTGTTCGTTGCCGTCGGCCTGCTGCTCGCCGGTGCGGCCGCCGCGTTCGCGGTGAACCGCCGCCAGGTCCAGCAGTAA
- a CDS encoding class I SAM-dependent methyltransferase yields MRRDVIPSPNIWHYPDVYEIENRGVDPGGVLEAAMLRIHDWAGLDLLDVGCGTGFHLPRFAASARRVVGVEPHPPLVRRAQQRVAALPAAVRSRITVLRGKAQQLPLPPASVDVVHARWSYFFGPGSEPGLAELGRVLRHGGTAFVIDNDATRSTFGRWFRTALPSYDAEAVERFWARQGWQREPLTMRWELPDRAAFEAVVRIEFDPENAEAILTEHDAASVDYAVNLFWRRF; encoded by the coding sequence GTGCGCCGCGACGTCATACCGAGTCCGAACATCTGGCACTATCCGGACGTCTACGAGATCGAGAACCGCGGCGTCGACCCCGGCGGCGTTCTCGAGGCCGCGATGCTGCGCATCCACGACTGGGCCGGGCTCGACCTCCTCGACGTCGGCTGCGGCACCGGGTTCCATCTCCCCCGGTTCGCGGCGTCCGCCCGCCGCGTCGTCGGCGTCGAGCCGCACCCGCCGCTGGTGCGACGCGCTCAGCAGCGGGTGGCGGCGCTGCCGGCCGCGGTCCGCTCGCGCATCACCGTCCTGCGCGGCAAGGCGCAGCAGCTGCCGCTCCCGCCGGCGTCGGTCGACGTCGTGCACGCCCGCTGGTCCTATTTCTTCGGACCCGGCAGCGAGCCGGGGCTGGCCGAGCTGGGCCGGGTGCTGCGACACGGCGGCACCGCGTTCGTCATCGACAACGACGCCACCCGGTCGACGTTCGGCCGCTGGTTCCGCACCGCGCTGCCGTCGTACGACGCCGAGGCGGTGGAGCGGTTCTGGGCCCGGCAGGGCTGGCAGCGCGAGCCGCTGACGATGCGCTGGGAGCTGCCCGACCGCGCCGCGTTCGAAGCCGTCGTGCGGATCGAGTTCGACCCCGAGAACGCCGAGGCGATCCTGACCGAGCACGACGCCGCCTCCGTCGACTACGCCGTCAACCTGTTCTGGCGCCGCTTCTGA
- the radA gene encoding DNA repair protein RadA, which translates to MAKAKTTAPVFRCSECGWSTAKWVGRCGECQAWGTVEQAGTAKAGVTAAGPVTEAAQPIGSVAIEAARSRPTGVGEFDRALGGGLVQGAVILLAGEPGVGKSTLLLDVTARWAHEAGRALYVTGEESAAQVRLRAERIDAVADHLYLAAETDLSAVLGHIDEVQPSLLVLDSVQTVSSAAVDGAAGGVTQVREVAASLIRLAKDRGIATILVGHVTKDGSIAGPRVLEHLVDVVLHFEGDRHSRLRLVRTVKNRFGPADEVGCFDLTDTGISSLADPTGLFLSRHATPVPGTCVTVTLEGRRPLLGEVQALVATSALATPRRANSGLDSSRVAMVLAVLERRGQVRLSNSDVYTSTVGGAKLSEPSTDLALLLAVAGAASGTPLPAGLTALGEVGLAGEIRRVSGLQRRLAEAERMGFTTALVPGDPGPVPGGIRVVEVADVGQALAAAGRNAGLAADSPQRT; encoded by the coding sequence ATGGCGAAGGCGAAGACGACGGCCCCGGTCTTCCGGTGCTCCGAGTGTGGCTGGTCCACGGCCAAGTGGGTCGGCCGGTGCGGCGAGTGCCAGGCATGGGGCACGGTCGAGCAGGCCGGCACGGCGAAGGCCGGCGTCACGGCGGCCGGCCCGGTCACCGAGGCGGCCCAGCCGATCGGCTCGGTCGCCATCGAGGCCGCCCGCTCCCGGCCCACCGGCGTCGGCGAGTTCGACCGCGCGCTGGGCGGCGGGCTGGTCCAGGGCGCCGTCATCCTGCTGGCCGGCGAGCCGGGCGTCGGCAAGTCAACACTCCTACTCGACGTCACCGCACGGTGGGCGCACGAGGCCGGCCGGGCGCTCTACGTCACCGGTGAGGAGTCCGCGGCCCAGGTGCGGCTGCGGGCCGAGCGCATCGACGCCGTCGCCGACCATCTCTACCTCGCCGCCGAGACCGACCTGTCCGCCGTCCTCGGGCACATCGACGAGGTCCAGCCGTCGCTGCTGGTGCTCGACTCCGTCCAGACGGTGTCCAGCGCGGCCGTCGACGGCGCGGCCGGCGGCGTCACACAGGTGCGCGAGGTGGCCGCGTCGCTGATCCGCCTGGCCAAGGACCGCGGCATCGCCACCATCCTCGTCGGCCATGTCACCAAGGACGGCAGCATCGCCGGGCCGCGCGTGCTCGAGCACCTGGTCGACGTCGTGCTGCACTTCGAGGGCGACCGCCACTCCCGGCTGCGGCTGGTGCGCACGGTGAAGAACCGGTTCGGGCCGGCCGACGAGGTCGGCTGCTTCGACCTCACCGACACCGGCATCAGCTCGCTGGCCGACCCCACCGGGCTGTTCCTGTCGCGCCACGCCACACCGGTGCCGGGCACCTGCGTCACCGTCACGCTGGAGGGGCGGCGCCCGTTGCTCGGCGAGGTGCAGGCGCTGGTGGCGACGTCCGCGCTGGCCACGCCGCGGCGGGCGAACAGCGGGCTCGACTCCTCGCGCGTCGCCATGGTGCTGGCCGTGCTCGAGCGTCGCGGTCAGGTCCGGCTCAGCAACAGCGACGTCTACACGTCCACCGTCGGCGGCGCCAAGCTGTCCGAGCCGTCCACCGACCTCGCGTTGCTGCTGGCGGTGGCCGGCGCGGCGTCCGGCACTCCGTTGCCGGCCGGGCTGACGGCGCTCGGCGAGGTCGGGCTGGCCGGCGAGATCCGCCGCGTGTCCGGCCTGCAGCGGCGGCTGGCCGAAGCCGAGCGCATGGGGTTCACGACGGCGCTGGTGCCGGGCGACCCCGGCCCCGTGCCCGGCGGCATCCGCGTCGTCGAGGTCGCCGACGTCGGCCAGGCGCTGGCGGCGGCCGGTCGCAATGCCGGGTTGGCGGCGGATTCGCCCCAGCGCACCTGA
- the disA gene encoding DNA integrity scanning diadenylate cyclase DisA — protein MQGIDRAGADAKLRLALAAVAPGTALREGLERILRGRTGALVVLGYDKTIEAMSTGGFSLDVEFSATRLRELAKMDGAIVVDRDCTKILKAATQLVPDPSIPTTESGTRHRTAERVAKQTGFPVISVSQSMRIVAIYVDDIRYVLEDAGQILSRANQALATLERYKLRLDEVSGTLSALEIEDLVTVRDVVSVAQRLEMVRRISVEIDGYVVELGTDGRLLSLQLDELVAGVDSDRELVIRDYLPAPSGRRKRSLGEAISALDTLSGTDLLDLGAVARALGFPGGGEQLDAAVSPRGFRLLARVPRLPDSVIDRLVEHFGGLQKLLAASVDDLQAVEGVGESRARSVREGLSRLAESSILERYV, from the coding sequence GTGCAAGGCATCGATCGAGCCGGCGCCGACGCGAAGCTGCGCCTGGCTCTGGCAGCTGTGGCGCCCGGCACGGCGCTGCGCGAGGGCCTGGAGCGGATCCTGCGCGGCCGCACCGGCGCCCTGGTCGTGCTCGGCTACGACAAGACCATCGAGGCCATGTCCACCGGCGGCTTCAGCCTCGACGTCGAGTTCAGCGCCACCCGGCTGCGCGAGCTGGCGAAGATGGACGGCGCCATCGTCGTCGACCGCGACTGCACGAAGATCCTCAAGGCGGCCACCCAGCTGGTGCCCGACCCGTCCATCCCGACGACCGAGTCCGGCACCCGGCACCGCACCGCCGAGCGCGTGGCCAAGCAGACCGGCTTCCCGGTCATCTCGGTCAGCCAGTCCATGCGCATCGTCGCCATCTACGTCGACGACATCCGCTACGTGCTCGAGGACGCCGGGCAGATCCTGTCGCGGGCCAACCAGGCGCTGGCCACGCTCGAGCGCTACAAGCTGCGCCTCGACGAAGTGTCCGGCACGCTGTCGGCGCTGGAGATCGAGGACCTCGTCACCGTCCGCGACGTCGTCTCGGTGGCGCAGCGGCTGGAGATGGTGCGGCGCATCTCGGTCGAGATCGACGGCTACGTGGTCGAGCTCGGCACCGACGGCCGGCTGCTCAGCCTGCAGCTCGACGAGCTCGTCGCCGGCGTCGACTCCGACCGCGAGCTGGTCATCCGCGACTACCTGCCGGCACCGTCCGGACGCCGCAAGCGCAGCCTCGGCGAGGCCATCAGCGCGCTCGACACACTGTCCGGCACCGACCTGCTCGACCTCGGCGCGGTCGCCCGGGCGCTCGGCTTCCCCGGCGGCGGCGAGCAGCTCGACGCCGCGGTGAGCCCGCGCGGGTTCCGGCTGCTGGCCCGGGTGCCGCGGCTGCCCGACAGCGTCATCGACCGCCTGGTCGAGCACTTCGGCGGCCTGCAGAAGCTCCTCGCCGCCAGCGTCGACGATCTCCAAGCCGTCGAGGGCGTCGGCGAGTCCCGCGCCCGCAGCGTCCGCGAGGGACTGTCCCGGCTGGCCGAGTCCAGCATCCTCGAACGCTACGTCTGA
- a CDS encoding HhH-GPD family protein — MHATVLSWYSAHARDLPWRAPGRTPWGVLVSEIMLQQTPVVRVEPVWHEWMRRWPRPADLAAEEPGEAIRAWGRLGYPRRALRLHAAAGAIVARHGGDVPGTYDELIALPGIGDYTAAAVASFAFGARHAVLDTNVRRVLARAVAGTQYAPVAPTSAERRLALDLVPDGDTAPRWAVAVMELGALVCTARSPRCSACPIADQCAWRLAGSPPDDGPPRRGQPWHGTDRQVRGRLMAILRDSTTPVPKHLLEATWPDPAQRERALDTLVADGLIEPLDGDLFRLPTSPPPAGQVG, encoded by the coding sequence ATGCACGCCACCGTCCTGTCCTGGTACTCCGCTCACGCGCGCGATCTGCCGTGGCGCGCGCCCGGCCGGACGCCCTGGGGCGTGTTGGTGAGCGAGATCATGCTGCAGCAGACCCCGGTCGTGCGGGTCGAGCCGGTGTGGCACGAGTGGATGCGACGGTGGCCGCGGCCGGCCGATCTCGCCGCCGAGGAGCCGGGCGAGGCGATCCGCGCGTGGGGACGGCTGGGCTACCCGCGGCGGGCGCTGCGGCTGCACGCGGCGGCCGGGGCGATCGTCGCGCGGCACGGTGGTGACGTGCCGGGGACGTACGACGAGCTGATCGCGCTGCCCGGCATCGGCGACTACACGGCCGCGGCGGTCGCGTCGTTCGCGTTCGGCGCCCGGCACGCCGTCCTCGACACCAACGTCCGCCGGGTGCTCGCCCGCGCCGTCGCCGGGACCCAGTACGCACCCGTCGCGCCGACGTCCGCCGAGCGGCGGCTGGCGCTGGACCTGGTGCCGGACGGCGACACCGCGCCCCGCTGGGCGGTCGCCGTCATGGAACTGGGCGCGCTGGTCTGCACCGCCCGCTCGCCGCGCTGCTCGGCCTGCCCCATCGCCGACCAGTGCGCCTGGCGCCTCGCCGGCTCCCCTCCCGACGACGGTCCCCCACGCCGCGGCCAGCCCTGGCACGGCACCGACCGCCAGGTCCGCGGCCGCCTGATGGCAATCCTCCGCGACTCGACCACCCCCGTGCCCAAACACCTGCTCGAGGCCACCTGGCCCGACCCCGCCCAACGCGAACGCGCCCTCGACACCCTCGTCGCCGACGGCCTCATCGAACCCTTGGACGGCGACCTCTTCCGCCTCCCCACCTCTCCCCCGCCCGCCGGTCAAGTGGGATAG